A genome region from Pseudomonas helmanticensis includes the following:
- the infB gene encoding translation initiation factor IF-2 — protein MTQVTVKQLADEVKTPVERLLQQMREAGLPHTAAEENVTDSEKQSLLTHLKSSHKAKVEEPRKITLQRKTTSTLRVAGSKSISVEVRKKKVFVQRSPEEIEAERKRELDERRAVENAARQKAEEEAKQRAEVEARNQPAAAQNANSAAVAAPVAAAEPVRESAPVAAAAPAPSADVRNKQNEQRRPDKPRADDNNRRSGGGDGERKNAPHRASVKEKAPAPRVAPRTTDEESDGFRRGGRGKAKLKKRNAHGFQSPTGPVVRDVQIGETITVGDLANQMSVKAAEIIKFMFKLGTPATINQVLDQETAQLVAEELGHKVTLVSDTALEDSLAESLKFEGESFSRAPVVTVMGHVDHGKTSLLDYIRRAKVAAGEAGGITQHIGAYHVETERGMVTFLDTPGHAAFTAMRARGAKATDIVILVVAADDGVMPQTIEAVQHAVAAGVPLVVAVNKIDKPGADLDRIRSELSVHGVTSEEWGGDTPFVPVSAKVGTGVDELLEAVLLQAEVLELKATPSAPGRGVVVESRLDKGRGPVATVLVQDGTLRQGDMVLVGSNYGRVRAMLDENGKPIKEAGPSIPVEILGLDGTPDAGDEMSVVADEKKAREVALFRQGKFREVKLARAHAGKLENIFENMGQAEKKTLNIVLKSDVRGSLEALNGALNGLGNDEVQVRVVGGGVGGITESDANLALASNAVLFGFNVRADAGARKIVEQEGLDMRYYNVIYDIIEDVKKALTGMLGSDVRENILGIAEVRDVFRSPKFGAIAGCMVIEGVVHRNRPIRVLREDIVIFEGELESLRRFKDDASEVRAGMECGIGVKSYNDVKVGDKIEVFEKVQVARSL, from the coding sequence ATGACGCAAGTCACGGTGAAACAACTGGCCGATGAGGTCAAAACACCGGTAGAGCGCCTGTTGCAGCAGATGCGTGAGGCAGGTCTGCCGCACACCGCCGCCGAAGAAAATGTGACTGACAGTGAGAAGCAGTCCCTGCTGACTCACTTGAAAAGCAGCCACAAGGCGAAAGTGGAAGAACCACGCAAGATCACGCTGCAGCGTAAAACCACCAGCACCCTGCGTGTGGCTGGTAGCAAAAGCATCAGCGTAGAAGTCCGCAAAAAGAAAGTTTTCGTACAGCGTAGCCCGGAAGAAATCGAAGCCGAACGCAAGCGTGAACTGGATGAGCGTCGCGCAGTAGAAAATGCTGCCCGTCAGAAGGCTGAAGAAGAAGCCAAGCAACGCGCCGAAGTAGAAGCGCGTAACCAGCCTGCTGCTGCGCAGAACGCTAACAGCGCCGCCGTTGCGGCGCCGGTTGCCGCTGCAGAACCTGTACGCGAAAGCGCACCGGTCGCTGCCGCTGCTCCAGCTCCGTCTGCTGACGTTCGCAACAAGCAGAACGAACAGCGCCGTCCGGACAAGCCACGTGCCGACGACAACAATCGTCGCAGCGGTGGTGGTGATGGCGAGCGCAAAAACGCTCCGCATCGCGCCTCGGTCAAAGAAAAAGCGCCGGCTCCACGCGTGGCGCCACGCACTACCGACGAAGAAAGCGATGGCTTCCGTCGCGGTGGTCGCGGCAAGGCCAAGCTGAAGAAGCGCAACGCCCACGGTTTCCAGAGCCCAACCGGCCCTGTCGTGCGTGATGTGCAGATCGGCGAGACCATCACTGTTGGCGATCTCGCCAATCAGATGTCGGTCAAGGCTGCTGAAATCATCAAGTTCATGTTCAAACTGGGTACCCCAGCGACCATCAACCAGGTGCTTGATCAGGAAACTGCTCAACTGGTAGCCGAAGAACTGGGCCACAAAGTGACCCTGGTCAGCGACACCGCCCTGGAAGACTCCCTGGCCGAGTCCCTGAAGTTTGAAGGCGAGTCGTTCTCCCGTGCACCAGTCGTGACCGTAATGGGCCACGTTGACCACGGTAAGACTTCCCTGCTCGACTACATCCGTCGTGCCAAGGTAGCTGCTGGCGAAGCCGGTGGTATCACCCAGCACATCGGTGCGTACCACGTTGAAACCGAACGCGGCATGGTCACCTTCCTCGACACCCCGGGTCACGCCGCGTTTACCGCAATGCGTGCCCGTGGTGCCAAGGCGACCGACATCGTGATCCTGGTAGTTGCAGCGGACGACGGCGTGATGCCGCAGACCATTGAAGCTGTCCAGCACGCTGTAGCGGCTGGCGTTCCACTGGTTGTTGCAGTGAACAAGATCGACAAGCCGGGCGCTGATCTCGATCGCATCCGTAGCGAACTGTCGGTTCACGGCGTGACTTCCGAAGAGTGGGGCGGTGATACGCCGTTCGTACCGGTTTCGGCGAAGGTCGGTACTGGCGTCGACGAGCTGCTCGAAGCTGTTCTGCTGCAAGCTGAAGTTCTCGAACTGAAAGCAACTCCGTCGGCTCCTGGCCGTGGCGTTGTGGTTGAATCGCGTCTCGACAAAGGTCGTGGCCCGGTTGCAACCGTTCTGGTTCAAGACGGTACCCTGCGCCAAGGCGACATGGTCCTGGTCGGTTCGAACTATGGCCGCGTGCGTGCCATGCTCGACGAGAACGGCAAGCCAATCAAGGAAGCCGGTCCATCCATCCCTGTCGAGATCCTCGGCCTGGACGGTACTCCGGACGCTGGCGACGAGATGAGCGTTGTTGCTGACGAGAAGAAAGCCCGTGAAGTGGCTCTGTTCCGTCAAGGCAAGTTCCGCGAAGTCAAACTGGCTCGCGCTCACGCCGGCAAGCTGGAAAATATCTTCGAAAACATGGGTCAGGCCGAGAAGAAGACGCTCAACATCGTCCTCAAATCCGACGTCCGTGGTTCGCTGGAAGCGTTGAACGGTGCCTTGAATGGCCTGGGCAACGACGAAGTTCAAGTGCGCGTAGTCGGCGGCGGTGTCGGTGGTATCACCGAGTCCGACGCTAACCTGGCACTGGCTTCCAACGCTGTACTGTTCGGCTTCAACGTGCGTGCCGATGCTGGCGCACGGAAGATCGTCGAGCAGGAAGGTCTGGACATGCGTTACTACAACGTGATCTACGACATCATCGAAGACGTCAAGAAAGCCCTGACCGGTATGCTCGGCAGCGATGTTCGCGAGAACATCCTGGGTATCGCCGAAGTGCGTGACGTGTTCCGTTCGCCGAAGTTTGGCGCGATCGCAGGCTGTATGGTGATCGAAGGTGTTGTGCACCGTAACCGTCCGATCCGTGTACTGCGTGAAGACATCGTTATCTTCGAAGGCGAGCTGGAATCCCTGCGCCGCTTCAAGGATGACGCTTCCGAAGTACGTGCCGGCATGGAATGCGGTATCGGCGTGAAGAGCTACAACGACGTCAAAGTCGGCGACAAGATCGAAGTCTTCGAGAAGGTTCAGGTTGCTCGCAGCCTCTAA
- the nusA gene encoding transcription termination factor NusA encodes MSKEVLLVVESVSNEKGVPASVIFEALELALATATKKRFEDEVDLRVEINRHTGAYETFRRWTVVEENDLDDPAIETWPSKVAETHPGANVGDVVEEKIESIEFGRIAAQTAKQVIVQKVREAERAQVVDAYRERLGEIISGTVKKVTRDNVIVDLGNNAEALLAREDIISRETFRVGVRLRALLKEIRTENRGPQLILSRTAPEMLIELFRIEVPEIAEGLIEVMAASRDPGSRAKIAVRSKDKRIDPQGACIGMRGSRVQAVSGELGGERVDIVLWDDNPAQFVINAMSPAEVAAIIVDEDAHAMDIAVGADNLAQAIGRGGQNVRLASQLTGWTLNVMTESDIQAKQQAETGDILRNFIDELEVDEDLAQVLVDEGFTSLEEIAYVPLEEMLNIDGFDEDTVNELRARAKDRLLTKAIATEEKLADAHPAEDLLSLEGMDKDLAMELAVRGVITREDLAEQSIDDLLDIDGIDDDRAGKLIMAARAHWFE; translated from the coding sequence ATGAGCAAAGAAGTACTGCTGGTTGTTGAGTCGGTATCCAATGAAAAGGGCGTACCGGCAAGCGTAATTTTTGAAGCGCTGGAGCTGGCTTTGGCCACTGCTACCAAAAAGCGTTTTGAAGACGAAGTTGACCTGCGTGTGGAAATTAACCGCCACACCGGGGCATACGAAACTTTCCGTCGCTGGACGGTCGTCGAAGAGAATGATCTCGACGATCCGGCCATCGAAACCTGGCCGAGCAAGGTTGCCGAAACGCATCCTGGTGCCAACGTTGGCGACGTCGTCGAAGAAAAGATCGAATCCATCGAGTTCGGCCGTATTGCTGCACAGACTGCCAAGCAAGTCATCGTGCAAAAAGTACGTGAAGCCGAGCGCGCTCAAGTGGTCGACGCCTATCGCGAGCGCCTGGGAGAAATCATCTCCGGCACCGTGAAAAAAGTCACCCGCGACAACGTGATCGTCGATCTGGGTAACAACGCTGAAGCGTTGCTGGCCCGTGAAGACATCATTTCTCGCGAAACTTTCCGTGTTGGCGTGCGTCTGCGTGCGCTGCTCAAGGAAATCCGCACCGAGAACCGCGGCCCGCAGTTGATCCTGTCGCGTACCGCGCCGGAAATGCTGATCGAGCTGTTCCGCATCGAAGTGCCGGAAATCGCTGAAGGCCTGATCGAAGTAATGGCTGCGTCCCGTGATCCGGGTTCGCGTGCCAAGATCGCCGTCCGCTCGAAGGACAAACGCATCGACCCGCAGGGCGCTTGCATCGGTATGCGCGGTTCGCGCGTCCAGGCAGTGTCGGGTGAGTTGGGCGGTGAGCGTGTTGATATCGTCCTGTGGGACGACAACCCGGCTCAGTTCGTGATCAACGCCATGTCCCCGGCCGAGGTTGCGGCAATTATCGTTGACGAAGATGCCCACGCAATGGACATCGCCGTTGGCGCAGACAATCTTGCTCAGGCCATCGGTCGCGGTGGTCAGAACGTGCGTCTGGCTAGCCAGTTGACTGGCTGGACCCTGAACGTGATGACCGAATCGGACATCCAGGCTAAGCAGCAAGCAGAAACCGGCGACATCCTGCGCAACTTCATCGACGAGCTGGAAGTCGACGAAGACCTGGCACAGGTGCTGGTAGATGAAGGCTTCACCAGCCTGGAAGAGATTGCCTACGTACCGTTGGAAGAAATGCTCAACATCGACGGCTTTGACGAAGATACCGTCAACGAGCTTCGCGCTCGTGCCAAGGATCGTTTGTTGACCAAAGCCATCGCTACTGAGGAAAAGCTGGCAGACGCCCATCCGGCCGAAGACCTGCTCTCGCTTGAGGGTATGGACAAGGATTTGGCGATGGAACTGGCGGTGCGCGGCGTAATTACCCGCGAAGACCTGGCCGAGCAGTCTATTGACGACCTGCTCGACATCGACGGCATTGACGATGATCGTGCCGGCAAGTTGATCATGGCCGCCCGAGCCCACTGGTTCGAGTAA
- the rimP gene encoding ribosome maturation factor RimP, translated as MSSKLEELQALLAPVVVALGYECWGIEFSAQGRHSMLRVYIDKEGGVLVDDCAIVSRQISGVLDVEDPITVEYTLEVSSPGMERPLFTLEQFAKFAGEQVKIKLRSPFEGRRNFQGLLRGVEEQDVVVHVEDHEFLLPIDMIDKANIIPSFD; from the coding sequence GTGTCGAGCAAGCTAGAAGAGTTGCAGGCCTTGCTGGCCCCGGTGGTCGTGGCCCTGGGCTATGAATGCTGGGGTATCGAATTTTCGGCTCAGGGTCGTCATTCGATGTTGCGCGTTTATATCGATAAAGAGGGCGGTGTGCTGGTGGACGATTGCGCCATTGTCAGCCGTCAGATCAGCGGTGTGCTGGATGTTGAAGATCCAATCACCGTTGAATACACCCTCGAAGTTTCCTCGCCTGGCATGGAGCGCCCACTGTTCACTCTTGAGCAGTTTGCAAAATTTGCCGGTGAACAAGTGAAGATCAAGCTGCGCTCGCCTTTTGAAGGTCGGCGCAACTTTCAGGGCCTTCTGCGCGGTGTAGAAGAACAGGATGTCGTGGTGCATGTAGAAGACCATGAGTTCCTGTTGCCGATCGATATGATCGACAAGGCCAACATTATTCCCAGTTTTGACTGA
- the secG gene encoding preprotein translocase subunit SecG, protein MLETVVVVFHLLGALGVVALVLLQQGKGADAGASFGAGASNTVFGSQGSSTFLSKFTAILAAGFFITSLGLGYFAKEKAHQLTQAGLPNPAVLEVPKQQQPASDDVPVLQEQKSATPATDVPPAQEQK, encoded by the coding sequence ATGCTGGAAACAGTCGTAGTCGTTTTTCATCTGCTGGGTGCATTGGGCGTAGTAGCTCTGGTTTTGCTGCAGCAGGGTAAAGGTGCGGATGCTGGCGCGTCTTTCGGAGCAGGTGCTTCAAATACTGTGTTCGGAAGCCAAGGTTCCTCTACCTTTCTTAGTAAGTTTACTGCTATACTTGCCGCCGGTTTCTTCATAACCAGCTTGGGGTTAGGTTACTTTGCTAAAGAGAAGGCTCACCAGCTGACTCAGGCAGGTCTCCCAAATCCAGCAGTGTTGGAAGTGCCTAAGCAACAACAACCGGCTTCTGATGATGTCCCGGTGCTTCAAGAGCAAAAGTCGGCTACTCCAGCGACTGACGTACCTCCAGCTCAAGAGCAGAAGTAA
- the tpiA gene encoding triose-phosphate isomerase: MRRPMVAGNWKMHGTRASVAELINGLRHLALPSGVDVAVFPPCLHINQVIDGLKGKSISVGAQNSAVESMQGALTGEIAPSQLVDAGCSLVLIGHSERRQIMGERDGMLNRKFAAAQACGLIPVLCVGETLEQREAGKTLEVVGRQLGSIIEELGVGAFAKAVIAYEPVWAIGTGLTATPQQAQDVHKAIREQLAAENSEVARGVRLLYGGSVKAANAVELFGMPDIDGGLIGGASLNADEFGAICRAAGN; this comes from the coding sequence ATGCGTCGCCCTATGGTAGCTGGTAACTGGAAGATGCACGGTACCCGCGCCAGCGTCGCTGAGCTGATCAACGGCCTTCGTCATCTGGCCTTGCCAAGCGGTGTTGATGTTGCGGTATTCCCGCCTTGCTTGCATATCAATCAAGTGATTGATGGTTTGAAAGGCAAGTCGATTTCGGTCGGTGCGCAGAACTCTGCGGTGGAATCCATGCAAGGTGCATTGACCGGTGAGATTGCGCCGAGTCAGTTGGTGGATGCAGGTTGTTCCCTTGTGCTTATCGGGCACTCCGAACGCCGCCAGATTATGGGTGAGCGAGACGGAATGCTGAATCGCAAGTTTGCAGCTGCACAGGCATGTGGCTTGATTCCGGTGTTGTGTGTAGGGGAAACCCTCGAGCAGCGCGAAGCCGGAAAAACTCTTGAGGTTGTCGGGCGTCAGCTGGGCAGCATCATCGAGGAGCTGGGTGTAGGTGCTTTTGCCAAGGCAGTCATCGCTTACGAGCCGGTCTGGGCTATTGGTACCGGACTGACTGCAACGCCGCAGCAAGCTCAGGATGTGCATAAAGCCATTCGCGAGCAGCTGGCGGCAGAGAATTCTGAAGTCGCACGAGGTGTGCGGCTTCTATACGGCGGCAGCGTGAAGGCGGCCAATGCGGTCGAACTGTTCGGCATGCCGGATATCGATGGGGGGCTCATTGGTGGAGCTTCCCTGAATGCAGATGAGTTCGGTGCGATTTGTCGCGCCGCGGGAAACTGA
- the glmM gene encoding phosphoglucosamine mutase: MSKKYFGTDGIRGRVGVYPITPDFMLKLGWAAGMAFRKMGACKVLVGKDTRISGYMFESALEAGLTSAGADVMLLGPMPTPAIAYLSRTFQAEAGIVISASHNPHDDNGIKFFSGKGTKLPDELELMIEELLDAPMTVVESSKIGKVSRINDASGRYIEFCKSSVPTSTSFAGLKIVIDCAHGATYKVAPSVFRELGAEVVVLSAQPNGLNINDNCGSTHMEPLQAAVLAEHADLGIAFDGDGDRVLMVDHTGAIVDGDELLFIIARDLHERGKLQGGVVGTLMSNLGLELALADLSIPFIRANVGDRYVIAELLERNWLVGGENSGHIVCFNHTTTGDAIIAALQVLMALKARNEGLAQTRQALRKCPQVLINVRFGGGESPLEHPAVKEASARVTQAMAGRGRVLLRKSGTEPLVRVMVEGEDETQVRSYAEELAKLVTEVSA, encoded by the coding sequence ATGAGCAAGAAATACTTTGGTACTGACGGCATTCGTGGTCGAGTCGGTGTGTATCCGATCACTCCTGACTTCATGCTCAAGCTCGGTTGGGCTGCCGGCATGGCGTTCCGCAAAATGGGTGCTTGCAAGGTACTCGTTGGCAAGGACACACGAATTTCTGGTTATATGTTTGAATCGGCGCTTGAGGCCGGCCTGACGTCGGCAGGTGCCGATGTGATGCTGCTCGGTCCGATGCCTACACCGGCTATTGCCTATCTGTCGCGTACGTTCCAGGCTGAGGCCGGTATCGTGATCAGCGCATCGCACAATCCGCATGACGACAACGGCATCAAATTCTTCTCGGGCAAAGGTACCAAGCTGCCTGATGAGCTGGAATTGATGATCGAAGAATTGCTTGATGCGCCGATGACGGTGGTCGAGTCGAGCAAGATCGGCAAGGTGTCGCGAATCAACGATGCGTCTGGCCGCTACATCGAGTTCTGCAAGAGCAGTGTGCCCACCAGCACCAGTTTTGCCGGCCTCAAGATCGTTATCGATTGTGCGCATGGTGCGACCTACAAGGTAGCGCCTAGCGTTTTCCGTGAGCTGGGTGCGGAAGTCGTGGTGCTGTCGGCGCAGCCAAATGGCCTGAATATCAACGACAACTGCGGCTCGACTCATATGGAGCCACTGCAGGCTGCGGTGCTGGCTGAGCATGCGGATCTGGGTATCGCCTTTGATGGTGATGGTGATCGGGTGTTGATGGTCGATCACACGGGTGCCATCGTCGATGGTGACGAGTTGCTGTTCATCATCGCTCGTGACCTGCATGAGCGTGGCAAGCTTCAGGGTGGCGTCGTGGGTACGCTCATGAGTAACCTGGGCCTTGAGCTGGCACTTGCGGATCTTTCGATTCCGTTTATCCGTGCCAATGTAGGCGACCGTTATGTAATCGCCGAGTTGCTCGAGCGCAATTGGCTGGTAGGTGGTGAGAATTCGGGGCACATTGTCTGCTTCAATCACACGACTACCGGTGATGCCATTATTGCGGCGTTGCAGGTGCTGATGGCGTTGAAAGCACGTAATGAAGGTCTGGCGCAGACGCGTCAGGCGTTGCGCAAGTGTCCTCAGGTGCTGATCAATGTGCGTTTCGGTGGCGGCGAAAGCCCGCTGGAGCACCCGGCTGTCAAGGAAGCCAGTGCGCGAGTAACCCAAGCTATGGCGGGTCGCGGCCGGGTACTTTTGCGCAAGTCCGGGACAGAGCCTCTGGTGCGCGTAATGGTTGAAGGCGAAGACGAAACGCAGGTTCGCAGCTATGCCGAAGAACTGGCAAAACTGGTAACTGAAGTTTCTGCCTGA
- the folP gene encoding dihydropteroate synthase: MTSVQSLTRLPCGNRVLDLAQTHVMGILNVTPDSFSDGGQYSQLDAALRHAEAMVAAGATLIDVGGESTRPGARAVSPLEELERVAPIVELINRELDVIISVDTSTPAVMRETARLGAGLINDVRSLQRDGALDAAAATGLPVCLMHMLGEPGDMQDNPHYQDVTREVAEFLAQRMAQCALAGIPAERIILDPGFGFAKTLQHNLSLFKHMDALHALGRPLLVGVSRKSMIGHALNRPVGERLHGGLALAALASVKGARILRVHDVAETVDVVRMIAAVESAE, translated from the coding sequence ATGACTTCTGTACAGTCCCTGACCCGGTTGCCTTGCGGCAACCGGGTTCTTGATTTGGCCCAGACGCATGTCATGGGTATTCTCAATGTCACTCCCGATTCCTTCTCTGATGGCGGCCAATACAGCCAGCTCGACGCAGCCCTGCGCCATGCTGAAGCCATGGTCGCGGCTGGTGCGACGCTGATTGATGTCGGTGGCGAGTCGACTCGACCTGGTGCGCGCGCAGTATCGCCATTGGAAGAGCTTGAGCGTGTGGCGCCGATCGTCGAGCTGATCAATCGCGAACTGGATGTGATCATCTCGGTCGATACCTCGACGCCTGCGGTCATGCGCGAAACCGCACGACTGGGCGCAGGTTTGATCAACGATGTCCGCTCGCTTCAGCGCGATGGTGCGCTGGATGCCGCCGCGGCAACGGGGTTGCCGGTGTGCCTTATGCATATGCTGGGCGAGCCTGGCGACATGCAGGACAATCCGCATTACCAGGATGTCACCCGCGAAGTGGCTGAGTTCCTCGCCCAGCGCATGGCTCAGTGTGCGTTGGCGGGTATTCCTGCCGAGCGCATCATTCTTGATCCCGGCTTTGGTTTCGCCAAAACCCTGCAGCACAATCTAAGCTTGTTCAAGCATATGGATGCCTTGCACGCGTTGGGCCGGCCTCTGTTGGTAGGTGTATCCCGAAAAAGCATGATCGGCCATGCCTTGAATCGCCCGGTGGGTGAGCGTTTGCATGGTGGTCTTGCATTGGCGGCACTGGCATCCGTCAAAGGTGCGCGTATATTGCGCGTCCATGATGTGGCGGAAACGGTAGACGTGGTGCGGATGATCGCGGCCGTGGAATCAGCCGAATAA
- the ftsH gene encoding ATP-dependent zinc metalloprotease FtsH has translation MAKNLILWLIIAAVLVTVMNNFSSPNEPQTLNYSDFIQQVKDGKVERVAVDGYVITGKRNDGDSFKTIRPAIQDNGLIGDLVDNHVVVEGKQPEQQSIWTQLLVASFPILVIIAVFMFFMRQMQGGAGGKGGPMSFGKSKARLLSEDQVKTTLADVAGCDEAKEEVGELVEFLRDPGKFQRLGGRIPRGVLMVGPPGTGKTLLAKAIAGEAKVPFFTISGSDFVEMFVGVGASRVRDMFEQAKKHAPCIIFIDEIDAVGRHRGAGMGGGHDEREQTLNQLLVEMDGFEMNDGIIVIAATNRPDVLDPALLRPGRFDRQVVVGLPDIRGREQILKVHMRKVPMGDDVAPAVIARGTPGFSGADLANLVNEASLFAARSGKRIVEMKEFELAKDKIMMGAERKSMVMSEKEKQNTAYHEAGHAIVGRVVPEHDPVYKVSIIPRGRALGVTMFLPEEDRYSLSKRALISQICSLYGGRIAEEMTLGFDGVTTGASNDIMRASQIARNMVTKWGLSEKLGPLMYAEEEGEVFLGRGGGGQAASFSGETAKLIDSEVRSIIDQCYGTAKQILTDNRDKLDAMADALMKYETIDAEQIDDIMAGRTPREPRDWSGGTGTPPPPVVRDERPETPIGGPAADV, from the coding sequence ATGGCAAAGAATCTGATCCTGTGGTTGATCATCGCGGCTGTCCTGGTGACGGTGATGAACAACTTCTCCAGCCCTAACGAGCCGCAGACCCTCAACTATTCCGACTTCATCCAGCAGGTCAAGGATGGCAAGGTCGAGCGCGTAGCGGTTGATGGCTATGTGATCACCGGCAAACGCAACGATGGCGACAGCTTCAAGACCATTCGTCCGGCAATTCAGGACAATGGCCTGATCGGCGATCTGGTCGACAACCACGTTGTGGTCGAAGGCAAGCAGCCTGAGCAGCAGAGCATCTGGACCCAGCTTCTGGTGGCCAGCTTCCCGATCCTGGTGATCATCGCGGTGTTCATGTTCTTCATGCGCCAGATGCAGGGCGGTGCCGGTGGCAAGGGTGGACCGATGAGTTTCGGCAAGAGCAAGGCACGCCTGCTCTCCGAAGATCAGGTGAAAACCACCCTGGCTGACGTTGCCGGTTGCGACGAAGCCAAGGAAGAAGTGGGCGAGCTGGTCGAGTTCCTGCGCGATCCGGGCAAGTTCCAGCGCCTCGGTGGCCGCATTCCACGCGGTGTGCTGATGGTCGGTCCTCCGGGTACCGGTAAAACCTTGCTGGCCAAGGCTATTGCCGGCGAAGCCAAAGTGCCTTTTTTCACCATTTCCGGCTCCGACTTCGTCGAAATGTTCGTCGGCGTGGGTGCCAGCCGTGTTCGTGACATGTTCGAGCAGGCCAAGAAGCACGCACCGTGCATTATCTTCATCGACGAAATCGACGCCGTCGGTCGCCACCGTGGCGCCGGCATGGGTGGCGGTCACGACGAGCGTGAGCAGACTCTCAACCAGTTGTTGGTCGAGATGGACGGCTTCGAGATGAATGACGGCATCATTGTTATCGCTGCAACCAACCGTCCTGACGTACTCGACCCTGCGCTGCTGCGTCCGGGCCGTTTCGACCGTCAGGTAGTGGTCGGTCTGCCGGATATCCGTGGTCGCGAGCAGATTCTCAAGGTTCACATGCGTAAAGTGCCAATGGGTGACGACGTTGCTCCGGCGGTAATCGCTCGCGGTACTCCGGGCTTCTCCGGTGCCGACCTGGCCAATCTGGTCAACGAGGCGTCGTTGTTCGCTGCACGCAGCGGCAAACGCATCGTCGAGATGAAAGAATTCGAACTGGCAAAAGACAAGATCATGATGGGCGCCGAGCGCAAATCCATGGTCATGTCCGAGAAAGAAAAGCAGAACACCGCTTATCACGAAGCAGGCCACGCCATCGTTGGTCGTGTCGTGCCCGAGCATGATCCGGTCTATAAAGTGTCGATCATCCCGCGCGGTCGTGCGCTGGGTGTGACCATGTTCCTGCCGGAAGAAGATCGCTACAGCCTGTCCAAGCGCGCACTGATCAGTCAGATCTGCTCGCTGTACGGCGGCCGTATTGCTGAAGAGATGACCTTGGGCTTCGACGGTGTAACCACCGGTGCTTCCAACGACATCATGCGTGCCAGTCAGATTGCACGGAACATGGTGACCAAGTGGGGCCTGTCGGAAAAACTCGGTCCGTTGATGTACGCCGAAGAAGAGGGTGAAGTATTCCTCGGTCGCGGCGGTGGCGGTCAGGCTGCCAGCTTCTCTGGTGAGACGGCCAAGTTGATCGACTCGGAAGTACGCAGCATCATCGACCAGTGCTACGGCACCGCCAAGCAGATCCTCACGGATAACCGTGACAAGCTCGACGCGATGGCTGATGCGCTGATGAAGTACGAAACGATCGATGCTGAACAGATCGACGACATCATGGCGGGTCGCACGCCTCGCGAGCCTCGTGACTGGTCGGGTGGCACCGGTACGCCGCCACCTCCTGTCGTTCGGGATGAGCGTCCGGAAACACCGATTGGCGGTCCGGCTGCTGACGTTTAA
- the rlmE gene encoding 23S rRNA (uridine(2552)-2'-O)-methyltransferase RlmE — MARSKTSLGWLKRHVNDPYVKQAQKDGYRSRASYKLLEVQEKYKLIRPGMSVVDLGAAPGGWSQVTSRLIGGQGRLIASDILEMDSIPDVTFIQGDFTEDAVLAQILEAVGNSQVDLVISDMAPNMSGTPEVDMPKAMFLCELALDLAERILKPGGNFVIKIFQGEGFDVYLKDARKKFDKIQMIKPDSSRGSSREQYMLAWGYRGRSE, encoded by the coding sequence ATGGCGCGTTCCAAGACAAGCCTTGGTTGGCTGAAAAGACATGTCAACGATCCCTATGTGAAGCAGGCGCAGAAGGATGGCTACCGCTCGCGTGCGAGTTACAAACTTCTGGAAGTCCAGGAGAAATACAAGCTGATCCGCCCTGGCATGAGCGTCGTCGACCTGGGCGCAGCGCCCGGCGGCTGGTCGCAGGTCACCAGCCGGCTGATCGGTGGTCAGGGGCGTCTGATCGCTTCGGACATCCTGGAAATGGACAGCATCCCCGACGTTACCTTCATCCAGGGCGACTTCACCGAGGACGCCGTGCTCGCGCAGATCCTTGAGGCCGTGGGTAATTCGCAGGTGGACCTTGTGATTTCCGATATGGCCCCCAATATGAGTGGTACGCCCGAAGTGGACATGCCCAAAGCCATGTTTCTTTGCGAGCTGGCGCTTGATCTGGCCGAGCGGATTCTCAAGCCGGGTGGTAATTTCGTGATCAAGATTTTCCAGGGCGAAGGGTTTGACGTGTACCTGAAGGATGCCCGGAAGAAATTCGACAAGATCCAGATGATCAAGCCGGATTCGTCCCGTGGGAGTTCGCGCGAGCAGTACATGTTGGCTTGGGGTTATCGCGGACGTAGTGAGTAA
- a CDS encoding YhbY family RNA-binding protein encodes MPLTQEQKKQYKSIGHHLKPVLTVADNGLTEGVLAELERALADHELIKIKLNILDRESRLAHIAELCKVGKADLVQVIGKMALVYRKNFSANKQLSNVHRFK; translated from the coding sequence ATGCCGCTCACTCAAGAGCAGAAGAAACAGTACAAATCCATTGGCCACCATCTGAAACCAGTTTTGACGGTGGCAGACAACGGTCTGACTGAAGGTGTGCTAGCCGAGCTTGAACGCGCTCTAGCGGATCACGAGCTGATTAAAATCAAGCTCAACATCCTCGATCGCGAGTCGCGCCTGGCGCACATTGCAGAACTGTGCAAGGTCGGCAAAGCAGATCTGGTACAGGTCATCGGCAAGATGGCACTGGTTTACCGCAAGAACTTCAGCGCCAACAAGCAGCTGTCGAACGTTCATCGCTTCAAGTGA